In Drosophila yakuba strain Tai18E2 chromosome 2R, Prin_Dyak_Tai18E2_2.1, whole genome shotgun sequence, a single genomic region encodes these proteins:
- the LOC120321046 gene encoding protein TsetseEP-like produces MSATTVMHQTTRLAARGQKVKGPVEGQGRSGGRRMPNPRPTRTPRRGAEDERGEDPEPVVTSDESELQWEEDPKEERRTWRLKRAMSGADNRILPGTAPAFEEARQNPRGSGGTSAAMANAIVKMRKLEADRVAARGAPQSERMAAREEYEAAKAARVRMQQRAAMAARHEIQQRARTKEEEEKKWLKELERAEKEECAAWELVPWHEGEEAGGKGGEVPATPRYIHSEEMVKEGTPEPSPPPSPIASTRIPPTPRPRHWPPSPPPNPVPTVRPPTAPPTHPEPQDPVGDQDPPIPHARVSHQVREYTEGGRRWRQQVVTWTWPITPEGPEEEEAPVHGGGAPPTPDTTAELEKGQWVWPSPKDTPRPGLQRQSSAPAVGVPASRPSWVRMASASEVQRWAPIPEAEWPAGVM; encoded by the coding sequence ATGAGCGCAACTACCGTGATGCACCAAACGACGAGGCTGGCCGCTAGGGGTCAGAAGGTCAAAGGACCCGTCGAGGGGCAAGGACGGTCGGGGGGTAGGCGTATGCCTAATCCTCGGCCCACCCGAACTCCAAGGCGCGGTGCCGAGGACGAGCGGGGAGAGGACCCGGAGCCCGTGGTCACATCAGACGAAAGCGAGCTGCAGTGGGAGGAGGACCCGAAGGAGGAAAGGAGGACCTGGCGGCTGAAGAGGGCCATGAGCGGGGCCGATAACCGGATCCTTCCGGGGACCGCGCCGGCGTTCGAGGAGGCCAGACAGAACCCTAGAGGGAGCGGGGGGACGTCAGCGGCGATGGCAAACGCCATCGTGAAGATGCGGAAGCTGGAGGCCGACCGAGTGGCGGCCAGGGGAGCCCCACAGTCGGAACGGATGGCAGCGAGGGAGGAGTATGAGGCCGCCAAGGCAGCGCGCGTCCGCATGCAGCAACGGGCGGCCATGGCGGCCAGGCACGAAATCCAGCAAAGAGCGAGgaccaaggaggaggaggagaagaagtGGCTCAAGGAGCTCGAAAGGGCAGAGAAGGAGGAGTGCGCGGCGTGGGAGCTGGTTCCCTGGCACGAGGGGGAAGAAGCCGGTGGCAAAGGGGGAGAAGTACCCGCCACTCCGCGGTACATTCATTCGGAGGAGATGGTAAAGGAAGGAACCCCGGAGCCGTCCCCACCCCCGTCACCCATAGCGTCAACAAGGATCCCACCTACGCCCCGGCCACGGCACTGGCCACCCAGCCCCCCACCCAACCCGGTGCCGACCGTCCGTCCACCCACGGCTCCGCCAACCCACCCGGAACCCCAGGACCCCGTGGGAGACCAGGACCCTCCGATCCCGCACGCCAGGGTGTCGCACCAAGTGAGGGAGTATACGGAAGGAGGCAGACGATGGCGGCAACAAGTCGTCACTTGGACCTGGCCGATTACCCCCGAAGGACCTGAGGAAGAAGAGGCGCCGGTCCATGGCGGTGGGGCTCCGCCAACCCCGGACACGACGgccgagctggagaaggggcAATGGGTGTGGCCATCACCCAAGGACACCCCAAGGCCCGGACTCCAGCGGCAGTCATCCGCTCCAGCGGTTGGTGTACCCGCATCCCGGCCGTCCTGGGTGCGGATGGCATCTGCGTCGGAGGTCCAGCGGTGGGCTCCGATTCCGGAGGCGGAATGGCCCGCGGGAGTCATGTAG